A genomic region of Microcoleus sp. FACHB-831 contains the following coding sequences:
- a CDS encoding glycosyltransferase family 1 protein yields MISTNKKHIALISVHGDPAIEIGKEEAGGQNVYVRYVGEALAKQGWQVDMFTRKANAEQPRIVQHSPNCRTIRLTAGPEQFVPRDNIFGYAPDFVQEFLKFQEENGVVYPIVHTNYWISSWVGMQLKKIQGSKQVHTYHSLGAVKYRAISTIPMIATMRLDVEKAVLETAERIVATSPQEKEHMRSMVSKKGNIDIIPCGTDVRHYGAITKEEARQQLGIDDDTKVVLYVGRFDKRKGIETLVRAVAKSKLRGNSKLKLIIGGGSRPGQSDGIERDRIESIVNELGLTDITVFPGRLGENDLPVYYAAADVSVVPSHYEPFGLVTIEAMACGTPVVGSDVGGLQFTVLPEKTGLLCPPKDDVAFATAIDRILANPEWRSELGRNARMRVEKMFSWDGVASQLSNLYTQLLEEPAESLDQVSA; encoded by the coding sequence ATGATTTCCACAAACAAAAAGCACATTGCCCTAATCTCTGTCCACGGAGATCCAGCAATTGAAATCGGTAAGGAAGAAGCCGGCGGACAAAACGTTTATGTAAGGTATGTGGGTGAGGCACTTGCTAAACAAGGGTGGCAAGTAGATATGTTTACCCGCAAGGCCAATGCTGAACAACCCAGGATAGTTCAACACAGCCCGAATTGCCGAACAATTCGCTTAACAGCAGGCCCAGAACAGTTTGTACCGCGAGATAATATTTTTGGATATGCCCCTGATTTTGTACAAGAATTCTTGAAATTTCAGGAAGAAAACGGCGTAGTTTATCCCATAGTTCACACTAACTACTGGATCTCTAGCTGGGTAGGAATGCAGCTAAAGAAAATCCAAGGCAGCAAGCAAGTTCATACCTATCACTCTTTGGGAGCCGTCAAATATAGGGCGATTTCGACCATCCCTATGATTGCTACTATGCGATTAGATGTCGAGAAAGCTGTATTGGAAACAGCAGAGAGAATTGTAGCAACCAGCCCGCAGGAAAAAGAACACATGCGGTCGATGGTTTCCAAGAAAGGCAACATCGATATCATCCCCTGCGGTACTGATGTTCGGCATTATGGCGCCATAACAAAGGAAGAAGCGCGGCAGCAATTGGGTATCGATGATGACACCAAAGTAGTGTTATATGTCGGACGTTTTGACAAGCGGAAGGGCATAGAAACCCTGGTTCGCGCAGTTGCTAAGTCTAAGTTGCGCGGGAATAGTAAATTAAAGCTAATTATTGGTGGTGGAAGTCGTCCCGGACAAAGTGACGGCATAGAACGCGATCGCATCGAAAGCATTGTTAACGAACTGGGACTCACAGATATCACCGTCTTCCCCGGACGTTTGGGCGAAAACGATCTGCCAGTTTACTACGCAGCAGCTGATGTCTCTGTAGTTCCCAGCCACTATGAACCCTTTGGCTTGGTGACGATTGAAGCGATGGCTTGCGGTACCCCAGTTGTGGGCAGCGATGTGGGCGGACTTCAGTTTACAGTGTTGCCCGAAAAAACCGGGTTGCTGTGTCCTCCCAAGGATGATGTAGCATTTGCAACTGCAATTGACCGCATTCTCGCTAACCCCGAATGGCGGAGCGAATTGGGACGCAATGCCAGAATGCGGGTAGAGAAGATGTTTAGCTGGGATGGCGTAGCATCTCAATTAAGTAACCTCTACACCCAACTGCTGGAAGAACCAGCCGAATCCCTCGATCAAGTCAGCGCGTAA
- a CDS encoding ABC transporter substrate-binding protein, which translates to MNTPDARRKVKSKQAIALAITTLATGFLSAGCNSPSNTTGQNNPTPTATSTATTTPAPSTPAATTASAPAAGGTGLKIGSLLPVTGDLSSIGQALPEPIRLAVDTVNKCGGVNGQPVAYVPEDDQTAPEAGTIAMTKLTESDKVAGVIGSFPSSVSSAAAPIAARSKVMMISPGSTSPVFTENAKKGQYQGFWARTAPPDTYQAQALAKLASDKGFKRVSTIVINNDYGVGFEKEFVQAFKKLGGTVVNETKPTRYDAKAATFESEAAAAFNGKPEAIAAILYAETGSLFLKAAYQQGLSQGAQIMLTDGVYSSTFPEQVGKDESGKYILAGAVGTVPGANGPALGDFTKFWNEKTNGKQIGPYVPQTWDAAVLMMLSAQAAKSNTGEGIKSKLREVANAPGTEVTDACKALELLKKGEDINYQGASSNVDIDENGDVVGSYDVWAVQPDGKVAVTGKVSPK; encoded by the coding sequence ATGAATACACCTGATGCACGTAGAAAAGTCAAATCAAAACAAGCGATCGCCCTAGCAATTACCACATTAGCTACAGGCTTTCTAAGCGCTGGCTGTAACTCCCCCAGCAATACGACCGGGCAGAACAACCCTACACCCACCGCCACTAGCACAGCAACGACTACCCCCGCCCCCTCTACTCCTGCTGCGACAACGGCTTCAGCCCCAGCTGCGGGCGGCACGGGACTCAAAATCGGCTCCTTGCTGCCTGTCACTGGCGACCTGTCCTCCATTGGACAAGCCCTGCCCGAACCCATTCGTTTAGCAGTAGATACCGTAAACAAATGCGGCGGCGTCAACGGTCAACCTGTAGCTTATGTCCCAGAAGATGACCAAACTGCGCCAGAAGCAGGCACGATAGCAATGACCAAACTCACCGAATCAGACAAAGTTGCTGGTGTCATTGGTTCCTTTCCTAGCAGCGTCTCCAGTGCAGCCGCGCCGATTGCCGCACGCAGCAAGGTGATGATGATCTCTCCTGGCAGCACCAGCCCCGTATTTACTGAAAACGCCAAAAAAGGTCAATATCAAGGCTTTTGGGCGCGTACTGCTCCCCCAGATACCTATCAAGCTCAGGCTCTAGCCAAACTCGCCAGCGATAAAGGCTTTAAGCGCGTTTCTACCATCGTTATAAATAACGATTACGGTGTCGGCTTCGAGAAAGAATTTGTGCAAGCCTTCAAAAAACTCGGAGGAACAGTCGTCAACGAAACCAAGCCCACCCGCTACGACGCCAAAGCCGCTACCTTTGAAAGCGAAGCCGCTGCCGCATTTAATGGCAAGCCAGAAGCAATAGCAGCCATTCTCTACGCCGAAACCGGAAGTTTATTCCTTAAAGCTGCATATCAGCAAGGTCTGAGCCAGGGAGCGCAGATTATGCTGACAGACGGCGTATATTCATCGACTTTTCCAGAGCAAGTGGGCAAAGATGAATCTGGTAAATACATCCTCGCTGGAGCGGTTGGTACAGTTCCAGGAGCTAATGGCCCTGCATTAGGTGATTTCACAAAGTTTTGGAACGAGAAAACCAACGGTAAGCAGATAGGCCCCTATGTCCCTCAAACCTGGGATGCGGCGGTGTTGATGATGCTGTCAGCGCAAGCTGCTAAATCCAACACTGGTGAAGGAATCAAAAGCAAGCTTCGTGAAGTTGCCAATGCCCCCGGCACTGAAGTCACGGATGCTTGTAAAGCGCTGGAGCTATTAAAGAAGGGCGAGGATATTAACTATCAGGGAGCCAGCAGCAACGTAGACATCGATGAAAACGGCGATGTAGTCGGCAGCTACGATGTGTGGGCAGTCCAACCGGATGGCAAAGTAGCCGTTACAGGTAAAGTCAGTCCGAAGTAA
- a CDS encoding outer membrane protein — MNTLSKHVSFLLSLTAITFVSSALSAQAQMTEAVPALSSQSSESAPAASESDTSSKPVARAATIAPISQPTVPARTEDNQGQIVQAVEYPQATQQQETQATPTAETPVASETAPAQPVPGTTMTSADGLATEPSKVAQTEIAPGRPTRSGRSYVGVGANIGFGGDTALGRGNFAILSKIGLTNTLSVRPSAILGSDTVILLPVTYDFSLRQTDPFEPVTFAPYIGGGATYSTDKGKFGFLVSGGVDFPFSPQFTATAGLNVSFKDETEVGLLLGVGYTFSGF; from the coding sequence ATGAATACCCTATCGAAGCACGTTAGTTTTCTACTGAGTCTGACAGCCATAACCTTTGTTAGCAGCGCGTTGTCAGCACAAGCGCAGATGACAGAGGCGGTGCCTGCCTTGTCTTCTCAGTCTTCAGAATCTGCCCCCGCTGCCAGCGAATCTGATACATCTTCCAAGCCAGTTGCCAGAGCTGCTACCATAGCACCCATTTCACAACCAACTGTCCCAGCACGCACAGAAGACAACCAAGGCCAGATCGTCCAGGCTGTGGAGTATCCACAGGCAACCCAACAGCAGGAAACTCAAGCCACACCCACAGCAGAAACGCCCGTAGCAAGCGAGACGGCTCCAGCTCAACCCGTTCCCGGCACAACGATGACATCTGCTGACGGTCTTGCTACCGAGCCTTCCAAGGTTGCTCAAACTGAGATCGCTCCGGGCCGACCCACTCGTTCTGGTCGCAGCTACGTTGGCGTTGGTGCCAACATTGGTTTTGGTGGAGACACTGCCTTGGGACGAGGCAACTTCGCTATCCTCAGCAAAATTGGACTAACAAATACTTTGTCAGTGCGCCCCTCTGCTATCCTCGGTAGCGATACCGTGATTCTGCTGCCAGTGACCTATGACTTTTCACTCCGGCAGACAGATCCCTTTGAACCTGTTACTTTCGCCCCTTACATTGGCGGTGGAGCCACCTATTCCACCGATAAAGGCAAGTTTGGTTTCCTGGTTTCTGGTGGAGTTGATTTCCCCTTCTCACCACAATTCACAGCAACCGCTGGTTTGAACGTATCGTTTAAAGATGAAACTGAGGTGGGTCTGTTACTAGGTGTGGGTTACACCTTCTCAGGTTTCTAA